tacagtgtgtagcctttccAGAtcggcttctttcccttagtaatatgcatttaagattcttccgtgtcttttcatggctgaatagttcattcctttttagcactgaataatattctttgtctggatgtaccacaatttctttatccatacaCCTATCGAAGggtatcttggttgcttccaaattttggcaattgtgaataaagctgctataaacatctgcgtgcaggtttttgtgtggacatgagttttctgctcctttgggtaaataccaaggagtttAATTggtggattgtatggtaagaacATGTTTAGTCTGGAATGAAATCACCTAAGTGTCTTCTAAAgcgactgtaccattttgcactcccaccatcaatgaatgagagttcctgctgctcaacatccttgtcagcacttggtattgtcaatgTTCTGGATTTTTGGTCATTCTAACAGGTGATAGTGTTATGCCAGTTTTCGTTTTAGGTGTTTTGAGGCTATGCTATTAGGTACATACAGGTTCAGAATCATTATATCTTCCTAGGGGATTAAACTTTTGTGCATTTTGTCATGATACTTTTTTATCTATAATAATGCTTTTCAccttaaattctatttattctAATGTCAATAAAACTCTGCCAGCTTTCTTTCCTCTAGTATTGCTTTATATATCCTTCTTCCACCGTTTTGTTTTCTGTGACTTTACTTTTTAGGTTAATCTCTTGAAAATTGCATGTAACTTGTATGTTGTTTTATGTACCTTTTGATAATCTCTATTTCTTAACTGATGAGTTTATACAATTTATGTTTATTACAATTTATGAGTTTATACAATTTATGTTTATCAATTTATGATAtacttggatctttttttttttttctgtggtacgtgggcctctcactgttgtggcctctcccgttgcggagcacagctctggacgcgcaggctcagcggccatggctcacaggtctagctgctccgtggcatgtgacatcttcccggacagggccacaaacccgtgtctcctgcattggcaggcggactctcaaccactgcgccaccagggaagccctacttggaTCTATTTTTACCATCTTATTTTATGCTTTCtatttgtcttccttttaaattattttttaggttcttttttttcccctattatcTCCTccatgatgcttttttttttttttttttggttgcggcAGGTCTTAGACTCACTATATCTGTTGGGGCCCACGTATGTCTagaaaaacagagacagtttCTATGACTCCCGGGAGCTTCACCTTCTTGCGGACTTCCACGTTGTGCTGCTTCTTCCTCAAGGCAGCTCTATTTGCACAGCTACACATGTATCTACCTGTTGGCCAGTTGCCCACTGCCTCTAGGAAGAGCTCTTAGGAAGCTGATGTTCCCCCTGCAGTGGTCCTGAACCTTATCAGGGTCATGGAACTCTTTGAGAATCTGCTGAAAGCTACACACCTTTCTCCAGGAAAATTCAATGCCAGCCAAAGTGTAGGGTACCATTTCAGAGGGTTCCTGATCCTCTGCTCTAGACCATCAAGCACCTCATGATTTGTCTTCCTAAAGATGAGTTTGAGGTCTCAGCCTCAGCTCTGGAGGTCTTCCGCTTCCTCAGAAACTCACGATCATGCACACACTCCTGGGACTGACTGGAACGCTTCATGCTCTGCACATTGATAGACACTCTGTTGGACTATTTTCAGTTAATCAAGTGATGTGCTGCCAATGGGCCTGCACAATGTAGGTCTAaaggaaggtttttgtttttttcctttctattggGATCTGGTTTTCCTGTGTTTAATAAATAGCAATTCTTGGGACCACTGTTGGATTGACCCTGATTTGTTGTGTTTTCAAGCCCTACCTGAGTGTAGACCTATTTCAAGGAGTCTAGTCTCTTTTGATTTGTTCTTCAGTGAGTttttatacaaatacaaatacagaTACAAACCAACAATCTGTTTCCCTCCCTGTTTAAGGCTTGGTCTTTTTGTGACTCTGTGCACTTCTAATTTGGCCTTTTTCTCATCCTCTCTGAACTAGTTTCCACTCGTAAAATGAGTGGACTGAACTACATCATATGTGCTTAAACTGCACTTCTCCAAGCACCTGGGGGACTGGCAGGGCAAGAGTGGGATAGTCCTGCCCGCAGCACAGCTTCCCCCAGCACAAGTCTGCGTTATGCGCTTTACATGCTGGATCCGGAATAAGGTTTATTTTGAGCAAAGTTCCTGATGTCCGTGTGTGGCTCCTCCCTGCACAGGAGTCCTGTCACCTGGGTGGCAGgtagaggcagggagagaggcgTTCCTGTCTAACCCACCAATTCCCCCCTCTGTGGCAGACACTGCTTCCCTCTGATTCCCTAACCCCGTTTCCTACTTCCAGCTACAGGAAGGATGTTACCTGTGACGATGAGAACGtcagtgctgctgctgctactgcccCTGAGTCAGGCTGTTCCCAAACACGGCACCACAAGGTAACGGGATtcagagggcagggctgtgggctgggagcagggggGTCTCTGGAGAATCAGAGGTATGCTGTGGGCCCCTCTGGGAGGCGGAAGACTGGGTGTACGCTCCCTGACTTCTGTATCATCCCCACCACCTCAGCTTCTGCCTCGTGCCTGTTAGAGTGCCCTCTGCAAAGTGGGCATCGACACGTTTGCTGGACTCACTTGGAAACCGGGAGCTCATTTCCAATGAGATGTGAGGCTATAAGCTTGGGAAGGGGCTACAGTCCTCTTATCAAGACCTTATGGTGGAAGCGCCAAAGAAATAGAGATCATTAGCATATCACttctattttatttgaatatCTTTCTTGAGGTTTTGTGTCTTAATATTATGCAGTGGGTATGCTGGGTGGGGTCGGGGGACGGATACAGCCACAGCAGCAAGGGCTGGCAGCAGCGACAAAAGTTGCTGTAGCAGCTCCTGCCAGCTCTCTGGCATCACACATCTGGACTGACTGGGGCCAACAGGGATCCCTGCCCAGAACTGCGAGCAAATGTTGAGCTTTAAAGACTGACAAAAAGCCCCTGAGCAGATCGAAACTACAAAACCAACATATATGCCCTCAACTTGGGGTAAAAAAGAGTCCACTTTGTGTCATGGAGCAAATCGGGTCTGTATAAAACTGGGCAGTGCCACCAGGCTCAGCCAGAGACCTGTCCCCCGCCTCCCAGCGTCACAGAGGAAGCGTTGCCGTGATGCATGTTGTCCTGCCGCCCACTGTGGTGGTTTCTTGGGTCTCCAACTTGTGTCTGCTAGGTGCGGCTTCCTCTGACCTCCACCAAACCAGATGTTTTATTGGGATTTTCACTTACCATCTAAGCTAGGAATCTGCAAAGGCAGAGTCTGGGGAGTAAGGTTCTGCTTCTGAGGAGGCCAGAATGGCCTCCTCCCCACAAGGTTTTTGGGGACCTGGAGAAGCAGCTCCCTTTGGGTCTGGGGGGAGAACTCTACCAGGAGCTTGGGGATGGAAGGCTGTGAGGCTGGGCCCTCAGAGGAGGCCCTTTGCGAGGCCggtgcttccctccctcctccaggctggACCCTGAAGTGCAGCATCCACCTCTACCCAACCCCTTCCAGCCAGGCCAGGAGCAACTTCAGTGAGTAGGCTGGGGTGGGGCGCACCCgagggccaggcctggggctgcAGACTGGCCTCTCGTGGACTGATTTTCCGCTTTTCTGCAAGACTTCTGCAGAGCTACCTAAAGGGACTAGAGAGGATGGAAGAGGAGCCGGAGCACATGAGCCGGGAGCAGGGTGAGGGGCTGGGCCGATGGGGCCCGTGGACGGGAGGCCCAGGGCAGCCAGAGCTGGGACTGACCTCAGGCCATCCCGCGACTCCTGCCTGATCCACCTGTCCCCTGATGCGTCTTCTGATCCAGCCTCTCTTCCTTAGTTCTCCTCTACCTCTTTGCTCTCCATGACTACGACCAGAGTGGACAGCTGGATGGCCTGGAGCTGTTGTCCATGTTGACAGCAACTCTGGCCCCTGGAGCTTCCGACTCTCTCACCACCAACCCGGTAAGCCCTGCTGGATGGGGGCCCTTCTCCCAGAAGAAGACCCAGCTCCCTGgggctttggttttttttcatcATGACTCTTTTGGTGAATCCCCTGTGAAAGGAGGGCTCAAAGCCTGCGTGGCAGGGATGCAGGGGGGTGTTGGGAGGGTCAGGATTCCTGGGAGCATCTCCAGTCACTATAGACCCTTCCACAGGTGATCCTGGTAGTGGATGAGGTGCTGGAGACCCAGGACCTGAATGGGGATGGGCTCATGACCCCTGCAGAGCTCGTCAACTTCCCCGGAGAGGCCCCGAGGCACACAGATCTCAAAGAGCCCCAAGAGCCACAGGATGTTGGGAGGCGGCCTCTGTTGGCTAAAAGCCCGTCAAgacaagaagcacatgaagcCCCAGGTCCCAGAGAAGAAGCTGGGGGACAGGTGGAGGCCAGAAGGGAGTCCTTGGAACCTGTACAGGAGGCTGGGGGACAGGCAGAGGCTGCAAGAGAAGCCCCAGGCCCTGGAGGGGAGGTTGGGGGACAGGTAGAAGCCAGGGACACTGGAGAGAGAGCAGAAGAGCTTCCAAGGGAAACACTGGAGT
The sequence above is drawn from the Tursiops truncatus isolate mTurTru1 chromosome 14, mTurTru1.mat.Y, whole genome shotgun sequence genome and encodes:
- the CGREF1 gene encoding cell growth regulator with EF hand domain protein 1 isoform X1; protein product: MLPVTMRTSVLLLLLPLSQAVPKHGTTRLDPEVQHPPLPNPFQPGQEQLQLLQSYLKGLERMEEEPEHMSREQVLLYLFALHDYDQSGQLDGLELLSMLTATLAPGASDSLTTNPVILVVDEVLETQDLNGDGLMTPAELVNFPGEAPRHTDLKEPQEPQDVGRRPLLAKSPSRQEAHEAPGPREEAGGQVEARRESLEPVQEAGGQAEAAREAPGPGGEVGGQVEARDTGERAEELPRETLESKKTPNELEVHAVQLENDEI
- the CGREF1 gene encoding cell growth regulator with EF hand domain protein 1 isoform X2, whose translation is MEGCEAGPSEEALCEAGASLPPPGWTLKCSIHLYPTPSSQARSNFILLYLFALHDYDQSGQLDGLELLSMLTATLAPGASDSLTTNPVILVVDEVLETQDLNGDGLMTPAELVNFPGEAPRHTDLKEPQEPQDVGRRPLLAKSPSRQEAHEAPGPREEAGGQVEARRESLEPVQEAGGQAEAAREAPGPGGEVGGQVEARDTGERAEELPRETLESKKTPNELEVHAVQLENDEI